The following nucleotide sequence is from Oncorhynchus clarkii lewisi isolate Uvic-CL-2024 chromosome 6, UVic_Ocla_1.0, whole genome shotgun sequence.
CAggattgattccattccattgagTTAGGAGAAGATTGTAATGAAGTAGGCCCAGTTATGGTGCAGTACACTATGCAGTAGTTTACAGTAGCCTAATGAAGCATTCACAACTTCTTATCATTGAGAAAGAAAAGACTGCCATCACTATAAGGAGGCTGTTTCACCTGTCTCAAAATTTCTCTCTAGCAATAACATCCCCAACTACTTCCAGACTATGCATTCTTTAATAAATGAAGAACACATTGCACCACATAAAAAGTCCCCATCTCCCCAGCTATAAAGGGAACATTTACAGATGCCATATAGCCATAATCAAGAGACTCAATGAACCAATCTCCTCCCACATGCACTTTGGAAAACCTCTCCTCTGCGTTGTGTATGTTCAACAGGTAGAATCATGTTCCCTACTGCACTACCTCCCTTCTCCGAGTCAGGCTGTGAGAGAAACAGCCCCTGGTAAGTGAGTAAATTGTTTTCATTACTTTAAAGCTACTGTCTGCAAATGGTATATCATTTTTTCaacttttaaatgaatgatatatagCCATTGGTTAGGAGGACTTgtagtgtatatttttttgtttggaTTGTTAACGCTTATAGCAACTTTTATTAATAGGATGTTTGGATCATAATTAATAGGATCATTGGGGTAATATGATTGATAACCATCATCTTTTGATGTGTACTATACACACAGAGAGTCAACCATTAGATTATCTACATTTGAATTTGTTTATGGGATAGGAGTATGTTTCGATTGAACCTCTAACATTTGATTGGCGCCTCGCTATCGGCGTTAAAAGTGCAATGATGGACAACTTTTCTAAATAGTTTACTTGATGATGAGTATTTCTCTTCAGGACCTAATATTGTAGCCTAATACACACTATTACAGTACATAATGGAATACACATGTACATAATGGAATTAGCAAGGTACAATGCCTCTACATACTTTCAACGTTGTTTTGAGTGTAGAGATGGAATTGCGGCACAAAGAAGGCAGTGCTTTGGATAAACTCTCCGTTTATAAGGTGGATGTGTATGTTTCCCTTTGGTCCACTAATTCAATGCAGACTAAAAGCTTTGTTTTTGATGGTTGAGAAGCCCAGTAAAAATGTGTGCTAGATACTACCATCCCAGGAATACTACCATACAACTTTCTAATGGGAACCAAGCCATAATAAAAgttacatttacataactatgattattattatgtGTAAGTGTTGATCTTGTATTCTTGTATTCTTCTAAGGGAATACATTGTCATTCTGATTTATGTCAACAGTCATTGCAGATTTCATCCACTTCAGACATGTTTCGTGTGTGGATCAAACTCTGTCTCCTCTTGCCAGGTAATGCTATCCCTTCACACGTACACCTTTCACTGAAACAATCCCCTGATTCATTTTGCCATAAAACCACAACAACAAGTGGAAGCATGTTTTTGATttggggcggtagggtagcctagtggttagagcattggactagtaactggaaggttgcaagttcaaacccccgagctaacaaggtacaaatctgtcgttctgcccctgaacaggcagttaacccactgttcctaggccgtcattgaaaataagaatttcttcttaactgacttgcctagttaaataattaaaataacattttaaaaattgtCATAACACTACGCTCACTACAGTGCATGTCCACTATACTGCACTTCCAGGGGTAAGTAGCTTCATGATCCACAACACCCTCCACAGCCTGTGCTTGGAGGACTTCCCCAAGACGGGCCTGGTTCAGCTGAATAAATGCAACCTGGACTCAGTTCTCCAGCAGTGGATCTGGAGGGACCAGAGTCTCCTGGAGCGTGTGGGGACCTCCAGGTGCCTGTCGGCCCACCACTCTGACCCTGTCCAGACTGTACCCTGTGAGGGGGTAGAGGATGGGGGACACAGGGGTGATGGGGGGCTGCGGTGGGGGTGTGAGTTGAACAGGCTGATCAGTCAGAACAGTTCTCTGGAGCTCTCCACAGACGGGAAACGACTGACACTGTCCCACAGGAGCAAGCAGACCAAGTGGAGGTCTCTGGATGAAGGGGATATATGCCAGGAGAGGCTCAGTAAGTGATTGTTGTTGCCTCAATAGTTTTTTAATCGCTTAATTTACATTTAACATGGCATGAAATTGGATCTTTGTGTAAATTGACTTACATGAGTGAAGCTCTAGAATGAGCCAAATAAGCACTCAAGATGTTGAAAATAATGTAACATTTTCATCTCCTTTTGAATGATTGACTTCATCACAAGTTAGCAGTTGTTAGATTGGGGCTTTGTGTGAATTGATACAGCATGGGCCTCTCAAACCTAGGCTAGAAGATATTAACTCAATGTCGTTCCACAATAGTCCCCCAGCCCACCTTGGCCACATGGTGCCATTGTGGCCACCATTTTGTCAGCATAAAAACTAACACAGGGGATGGTGATGCAACATGTGTTTGTATATTTGTATTGGCACCTGCAGGATCCAAAAGGGCATCGAGCGATCCCGATGAGTTTGAGGTGAAACCTGCGGAAGAGCAGAAAGCGGGGCCTCCTGGTATGACCGATGAACAGAAAGAATTCCTCAGATGGTTCTATCGCACCGAGGACCGTAAGTTATGCTCTTTACAAAGCTAAATTTTTCCCACTACCGAGCTGAGCCAAACTGAGTTAAGCTGTTCTGTGCCTTGCTGGAAAGGACAATGAGGAAGGAAAATAGCCAAGCCAGCACAGTACAGATAAGGTTGGCTtgatagtgtgaaaagggtattaTTAGTGTTGTATTAGGTTAATGTTGGGGTAGCAAACTGATCCATGGCCATTGTTTGGGAAATTACAAGTAAAATAGATATGATTGGATTGTTCTTAAGTAAGCTATTTGATATGACAGCTCCATTATGTAATCCAGCTCCAATACGTTATCCAGCTCCATTATGTTATCCAGCTCCATTATGTTATCCAGCTCCAATACGTTATCCAGCTCCATTACGTTATCCAGCTCCATTATGTTATTCAGCTCCATTACGTTATCCAGCTCCATGACGTTATCCAGCTCCATTATGTTATTCAGCTCCATTACGTTATCCAGCTCCATTACGTTATTCAGCTCCATTACGTTATCCAGCTCCATTATGTTATCCAGCTCCATTATGTTATCCTACTGAGCAGTTTTTTCTTACAATATATACTCAGTTAATCAGTTTTCACTTTTCATGGcactgtagtggtggtggtgtcatTTATGTGATCTGATCCCAAAGCCTCCATAAAGGGATTGGTTATAGTGAAGCACTTTTTCTCATAGTCAGATTTACATGGTAGTAAACTTTTATTCTCGCCaagtctgtaaaaaaaaaatcggtTAAGTGCACAGTTGGTCCAAGTTCCAATGTTTTGTCTTTGATCACCTCTGAAATGTCCTGTGGGGTTTTATAACGGTGGGAAGATTTTCCGCAGTTACAACTGTGTGTTTTTGTCGTCACAGCAACTCCCTGGAAGTTTGCGATGCTGGCTCTGTCCTTCGCTGCCCTTCTGCTGGGCTGTCTGCTTCTGGGAATGGGCTCCATGGCGAACAAGTAAGCCCCTATCTGACACTTACTCAACTTAAGTAGACTAATTTCTACCCACTCAACTCAAAAATACTAATGTAATACACTGTCATTCTAAACAAGAAATATCTCATGTGTCTTCAAttatgaaacatggtgaagataCTTATGGTCAACAACAGTAAATGATCCAAACAAAGTGTTcttcccaaataacaccctagccttatggcccctggtcaaaagtagtgcactatgtagggaatacggttccatttgggatgcaaccaaaTGCTCTGTAGAACCTAAATACAGGACCTGTTATGGAAGAAAACAAAAGAAAAATCGCCATATTTGTGCGTGCTGGTCTGGCCATCTTTATTTACATCACAGTGACTACATTTCCCATCATCCTCCACACAGAAACCGGAATAAGATAGCCAAGTACAAGGCGGCGGCTCTGGCCATGAAGCCGGAGGCGGAAGAACTACAGGTCATCGTCACGGAAGTTGGAGGTCAAAGAACTAACTCCGTCAACAGTGCCTATGTCCAGGTCAGTATGAGCCCATCTGAGATCCCAGTGAGCCAGGCCAAGCCCCTCCAGGACAACGGGGAGGTAGAGGGCCTCAAACCGGGGGACATTGTGGTGACCTGGAATGACGGGAACGTGTCCAGCCTGTACCCCGAGCCTGAGGGGGAAGTGGAGGTGTTGGcggaggtagagaaagaggaggtgttgaagaaagaggaggtggttgaggtagagaaagaggaggcagaAGAGGGAGTGTTGGTAgagggatgaaggagagagatataACAGCCACGTTCCTCATTACTGCTCCTCTGCAGAGGCAGAACAGAAACTCCTATTTACTTAGGAATAACTGTCCTTTTAAGTTGTTTTATTTTGACCTGTAACTTAAACAACCACTGTCTGTTTAATTACTGTAATGCCCATTTTACACTACTGTGCTGAGCCAGACCGTACTGTGCTGAGCCAGATATTTTATTGGTGGATGCGTAACCATGCCAGCGCAGTACAGCTTGActtggctcagtagtgtgaaaagggtatacAACTACTACAAATAATGCTGTGTACAATATGTGCAGTATCACAGTCATCATTCACAAGTACTTTGTTGTTTGCAGTTTCAGCAATGGAATATACATCTACTGTAAACATTGCTGGCCGTCGAAACATCACAACCAACTATTTGGGATACCAAATAGTTAGTAAATGTTGTTTTTTGGTCATGAAGAAGTGCAACGTGTTGTTTATAGTGCAGTGAAAAGTTTTCCTATGTCTCTTGACAGTATGTAGGAACACTTATAAACCATGTGTCATAAGCTATTCAAGTGTAGTCTACTTGGGAAACACTAAAAGGCAACTAAACATGGTCTGAGATAACATTAAGATTGGAAGATCAAACTTCTCTTTATACATCTCTTTTGTAATTCTATTTGTACAGTATTTTTAGTTATAATGCTGGCCACCAGGAAGATTAGCCGACGTCATGGCATCAGCTAACGGGGATCCTAATATAATACAAACTGGAATTATCTTGCTGTGAGTATAGTGGAAAGCTCTTGTGAGAGAGTATTCACATATAGAtgttttggatagaaaacagaATTCAGTGGGTTAACTTTTGTCATCATACCACCTCTCCATATGTAAGATAGATTTTCATTGTGTTATAAAAGCATTCCAACAATTGCAGTATTTACAATAAGGAAATAAAACTGTTCATATCAAAATAGTTATGTTTTGTAATTTTGGTTGGGATGGCATTAGCATACAATAgtataaaaatgtgttttaagtTATAAAAAATGCAACCGTTGTTACACTGATGAGCCTGAGGAGGGCGCCCACAACTCGTGAAAACGATGTATATATGAAGTTAAAGCCCCAATGCAGTTGTTTtgatatcaatatcaaatcattactGG
It contains:
- the LOC139411663 gene encoding uncharacterized protein is translated as MFRVWIKLCLLLPGVSSFMIHNTLHSLCLEDFPKTGLVQLNKCNLDSVLQQWIWRDQSLLERVGTSRCLSAHHSDPVQTVPCEGVEDGGHRGDGGLRWGCELNRLISQNSSLELSTDGKRLTLSHRSKQTKWRSLDEGDICQERLRSKRASSDPDEFEVKPAEEQKAGPPGMTDEQKEFLRWFYRTEDPTPWKFAMLALSFAALLLGCLLLGMGSMANKNRNKIAKYKAAALAMKPEAEELQVIVTEVGGQRTNSVNSAYVQVSMSPSEIPVSQAKPLQDNGEVEGLKPGDIVVTWNDGNVSSLYPEPEGEVEVLAEVEKEEVLKKEEVVEVEKEEAEEGVLVEG